Sequence from the Halobaculum rubrum genome:
ACCGGCTGGCCGCCCGCGGCGGCGACGTAGACGCCGAACGACACCGCCGCGGCGACGGCGCCGACCGCGACGGAGCCGGCGGCGTGGGTCGCGACGTTTCTGGTCGCGTCCGTCTCGCGGCCGAGCTGCTCGCCGAGACCGACCGCGTGCTCGCCCAGATCCCACGACAGCGACGCCGCGACCCCGCCGACCAGAAGCGGTCCCGGTCCGGCGCCCGAGAGCCCGCCGGCCAACAGAACCCCCGCGACCAGCGCCGTCGCGCCCGCCCCGATCACGCGGCGAGAGCCGACCCGCGTGCCGATCGTGACGAGCAGGACGCCCACGCCCGCGACGCCGCCGCCGGGTGGGGAAACCAGCCCGAGCGCGGCCGCGCCCACGGCGGCCGCCAGTGCTGCCAGCGCGATCCCGAGCCGGGGCGGCTTCCGCGTGACCGTCACCGCGACCACCGCGCGCCCACGCGCTCCAGTTCGGTCGCCAGCGACGCCTCGCCCCAGTCGAGCACGCGGATGCCGGCCGATCGGAGCCGCGAGACGCGGTTCGCCCGTTCGACGCCGGCGAGGCGGTGGCCCGGCGTGTCGTCGGTCGTCGGGTCCGGGGAGATCACCGTCACCGCGTGGCCGTACGCGTCGAGCCGTCGGGCGACCGTCGCGGCGTAGTCGTCGGGCAGCGGCGTGCAGAACAGCACCTGCGCGTCCGCGGGGAGCCACCGCCGGAAGCGACGCACCCACGTGGTCGGGAGGAAGCGCTCGTCGCTCGGCGTCGGCGCCAGCGACGGGTGCGTCGCCAGCAGCTCGCGGGCGCGGGCGGCGTGGTCGTCGCCGACGCCGGGGTCGAGCCGGCAGTCCCCGGGGGCGAACGCCGCGACGCCGACCCGGTCGCCGCTGTCCAGCAGGGCGGGCACCGCCTGCGCGGCCGCCTCGACGCTCCGCTCGACGGCGTTGGGCGACTCCGGGTTCGGCGCGAGGTACGCCTCCTCTCGCGCGTCGATGCAGACGACGACCGTCGCCGCACGCTCCTCGCGGAACTCGAGCGTCGACAGCTCGCCCGTTCGTGCGTACCGCGCCCAGTTCACGCGCTTGGCGGGGTCGCCGTGGCGGTACTCCCGCGTCGAGTGGAACTCGATCCCGGCGCCGCCGACGTCCGTGGGGACCCGCCCCGAGTAGACGGTCGTGAGCCCCCGCAGGGGGAGCGACGCCGTCGCCTCCAGTTCCGGCGCACACCGCAGCGTCGTCGCGCCCTCGGCGTCGATCCGGGCGTCACGCTCCCTGGATCCGCTGGGGTTGCGCGCGAGCACGTGGACAGGATCCCACTCGTGGGCGCCGCGGATCGCCGTCACGCGGTAGCTGAACGTCGCCGTCCGTCCCGGTCGGAGCGCGGTTCCGAGCCGCGCGGGGTCGTCCGTCGCCAGCGCGGCGGGGACGCCGTCGACCGCCCGGAGGTCCGGCAGCACGCCGTCGCCCTCGTTGCGGATCCGCAGCGTGACCGTCACCTCGTCGCCGGGATCGGGGGTCGGATCCGAGAGTTCGCGTTCGATCGTCACGTCGAGGTCGGGCGCGGCGTCGCCGCGGGCGTACGCCGCGAACGCGACCCCCAGCGCGCCCACCAACACGAGCGGCGGGTGGCGCAGCAGGACGCCGAGTCCGACCGGAACGAGCGCCAGCGCGGCCATTCCCGTCCATCGCCCCGTGGGCACGACGCCCTTCGGGCGGATCTGTCCGAGCGGGTCGACGTTGCGGCCGTTGGCGCCGGTCGACCCGTCGGCCTGCTCCCGACCGCCGGCGGCGCCGCCCGTCACCGGCGCACCTCCGCGAACGCGTCGCGGGCGGCGTCGACTCGGCGTCGACCCGCCCGGCGGACGCCGGCGAGGACGTACCCGGGGACGCTTCGGGCGCGTTCGTCCCCCGTCGCGCCCGGGACGGCGCCGTCGGCGTCGCCGACCGCGAGGCCGTCGGCGTCCGCTCTGGCGGCCGAAAGCGCGTCGACGGCGTGGACGACCCCGTAGCGGAACTCCGCGTCCGCGCCCAGCAGCCGCCGCAGGCGCGCCCCGGGCGGCGGCGGTACGTCCGAGCCGAGGAACCACGCGGCGACGGGGTCGTCCGTCCAGCCGCCGCCGTCGACGGCGGCCGAGACCTCGCCGTCGGCGTAGTCGCCGCGGGCGCGTAACGTCTCCTCGGCGACCCGGCGGAGGTGCCGGTGGAACTCCCGACGGCGCTTGATACTGGCGCGAGAGAAGCCTCCTCGGGTGAGCAGTTCGTCGTCGGCGTCGCCGGGAACGGGGACCTCGTACCGCTCCTCGGGGTCGCCCGTCTCGATCGCGCGGTGGTCTGCCGTCCGCGCGTCGTTGGCGTATCGGATCCCCTGGACGAGCGCGAGCACGCCGGCACCGGTGACGAACACGTACGTCAGGTCGAACAGCCCCGCGAGCCCCCGCTGGGCGACGACCACGAAGCCGAACGCGACCGCCGCGACGCCGACCGCGGCGACGGCTCTCATTCGCCGTCACCTCCGCGGGCACGGTCGTCAGTGGGGTCGGCGTCGGGTGACTCCGCTTCGTCTGGCAGGTCCTCGCCGGCGTACGCCTCCTCGATCCGCCGGAGCGCGGCGACGGCCTCGCGCTCGCGCTCGGCGGTCGCCGGCTCGTCGCCGTATCGGACCGCCTCGAAGGCCTCGGTGAGCGTGGTCACGTCCTCGCGGGCCATCCCGGCGTCGACGGCGGCGGCCGCGAACTCCGCGGGCGTCGTCGACCGGGGGTTGTCGACCGCCAGCGCGCCCGTCATCTCGCGCCACGCACGGTACACCTCGTTCTCCAGGTCGGCGTCCGACTCCAGCCTGTCGGCGGCCTCCCCCGCCCGGGCGCCGACCGCCTGCCGGCGCTCGGGGGCGGGCGGCTCCGGCGCCTCGTCGGCGAGCTCGTCCTCGTCGTCGCCGGTGGAGACGAACAACAGGAGGACGCTCCCGAGGATCGCGACGACCAGCAGTAGTCCGACGAGGGCCGTCGGCGCCGAAAGCGCCTCGCCGGCGGCGTTGGCACCCGAGGACCCCCCGCCCGACGGGAGCAGCGAGGTGTTCTCGACGGCCGACTCGGTGGCGCCGATGGCGACCGCCGTCGGGTTCGATCCACACGAGATGAGCGCCAGGTACAACACCCCGAACGGGAACAGCGCCGCCGCGACGAACAGGCCGCTGATGAACCACGATCTCGTCGTGCGGTACATCGACGCGAGGAACAGCCCGACCCCGCCGAGGAGGGCGAGCTGTACCCCCGGCCGGGTGAGGAGCTCGACGCAGACGCTCAGCTGCAGCCGAGCCTCGCCGGACGGCTCGTCGCCGCCGAGGTCGATCGATCCGTCGCCGTCCGCGCCGATGCCCGCGTCGTCCGGGGCGGTGCCGGCCCCGACGCCGCCGGCGGCGCTCGTCGTTGCGGAGTCCAGCGTCGCGGCGGCGACGCCGAGCGCGAGCACCGCGAGGAGGGCCAACGCCGCGGTGACCAGCGTCCGTCTGTCCACGATGTGGTCCGGTAGCGCGTGCCCCGATTAAGGGATTTCGACGCCAGCGGGCGAACCCGGTTTCGATCGCCGCCGGCTGCATGGCGACCCCGTCACGGAACCGGTCTGGTC
This genomic interval carries:
- a CDS encoding DUF7269 family protein — protein: MRAVAAVGVAAVAFGFVVVAQRGLAGLFDLTYVFVTGAGVLALVQGIRYANDARTADHRAIETGDPEERYEVPVPGDADDELLTRGGFSRASIKRRREFHRHLRRVAEETLRARGDYADGEVSAAVDGGGWTDDPVAAWFLGSDVPPPPGARLRRLLGADAEFRYGVVHAVDALSAARADADGLAVGDADGAVPGATGDERARSVPGYVLAGVRRAGRRRVDAARDAFAEVRR
- a CDS encoding DUF7519 family protein; translation: MTVTRKPPRLGIALAALAAAVGAAALGLVSPPGGGVAGVGVLLVTIGTRVGSRRVIGAGATALVAGVLLAGGLSGAGPGPLLVGGVAASLSWDLGEHAVGLGEQLGRETDATRNVATHAAGSVAVGAVAAAVSFGVYVAAAGGQPVVALVFLLVGAIALVSAVR
- a CDS encoding DUF58 domain-containing protein — translated: MTGGAAGGREQADGSTGANGRNVDPLGQIRPKGVVPTGRWTGMAALALVPVGLGVLLRHPPLVLVGALGVAFAAYARGDAAPDLDVTIERELSDPTPDPGDEVTVTLRIRNEGDGVLPDLRAVDGVPAALATDDPARLGTALRPGRTATFSYRVTAIRGAHEWDPVHVLARNPSGSRERDARIDAEGATTLRCAPELEATASLPLRGLTTVYSGRVPTDVGGAGIEFHSTREYRHGDPAKRVNWARYARTGELSTLEFREERAATVVVCIDAREEAYLAPNPESPNAVERSVEAAAQAVPALLDSGDRVGVAAFAPGDCRLDPGVGDDHAARARELLATHPSLAPTPSDERFLPTTWVRRFRRWLPADAQVLFCTPLPDDYAATVARRLDAYGHAVTVISPDPTTDDTPGHRLAGVERANRVSRLRSAGIRVLDWGEASLATELERVGARWSR
- a CDS encoding DUF4129 domain-containing protein, with amino-acid sequence MDRRTLVTAALALLAVLALGVAAATLDSATTSAAGGVGAGTAPDDAGIGADGDGSIDLGGDEPSGEARLQLSVCVELLTRPGVQLALLGGVGLFLASMYRTTRSWFISGLFVAAALFPFGVLYLALISCGSNPTAVAIGATESAVENTSLLPSGGGSSGANAAGEALSAPTALVGLLLVVAILGSVLLLFVSTGDDEDELADEAPEPPAPERRQAVGARAGEAADRLESDADLENEVYRAWREMTGALAVDNPRSTTPAEFAAAAVDAGMAREDVTTLTEAFEAVRYGDEPATAEREREAVAALRRIEEAYAGEDLPDEAESPDADPTDDRARGGDGE